In one window of Frigoriglobus tundricola DNA:
- a CDS encoding response regulator: protein MAKTILVVDDSPTMRQMVSDTLRQAGFDVVLGVNGADALGRLGGQRIHLVITDFNMPVMGGLVLIERLRARPEFRFTPILVLTTESEEKRKQEGRTAGATGWVVKPFDPTRLVQVVNRLLP, encoded by the coding sequence ATGGCAAAGACGATCCTGGTCGTGGACGACTCGCCCACGATGCGGCAGATGGTGTCCGACACCTTGCGCCAGGCCGGGTTCGACGTGGTGCTCGGGGTGAACGGGGCGGACGCGCTCGGCCGGCTCGGCGGGCAGCGGATCCACCTGGTGATCACGGACTTCAACATGCCGGTGATGGGCGGACTCGTGCTCATCGAGCGCCTCCGGGCCCGCCCGGAGTTCCGGTTCACCCCGATCCTCGTGCTGACGACCGAGTCGGAGGAGAAGCGCAAGCAAGAGGGGCGCACCGCCGGCGCGACCGGGTGGGTCGTGAAGCCGTTCGACCCGACCCGGCTCGTCCAGGTCGTGAACCGGTTGCTCCCGTGA
- a CDS encoding flagellin N-terminal helical domain-containing protein codes for MSLSIVNNIASLNAQTALNNTNNNLNTSLQRLSTGLKINNGADGPAAYVIGQQQQAQISGLNTAIDNTNQAVSVVQTAEGALSEVNSLLTQIRGIALNSANSGVNNSTALAANQAQINNAIATINSIAKTTTINGKNLLDGSAAISGTADTTNAAGVSNIQTGSNTSAGTYVVTVGPQGTGGSDVGVASNGSSLTTSGTLTLVGGGLTNGVTVSLDAGDNVNTSATKIQQALDSSTAQGGGAGKFAVSVTGGQITIASNVLGSSQITATADSAATGNVTGFTAGQTSTAGVALAATVSYNGGAAVNATVTAGPGGLNNQLSFGGANGLNFAVNVANGQTAAAASASTITVTDNSLVFQTGANANQTAKVSIANTQASALGTGVTGLNNANTTSLASIDVTTQAGAQDAIKVVDASISQVSSLSGTLGAFQTNTLQANATNLQNALTNTTSANSVITDTNFTSEIANFTRLQTQLQAGATVLGNANQTTQLIAKLLQG; via the coding sequence ATGTCACTGTCGATCGTCAACAACATCGCCTCGCTCAACGCCCAGACCGCCTTGAACAACACGAACAACAACCTGAACACGTCGCTCCAGCGGCTGTCCACCGGCCTCAAGATCAACAACGGTGCGGACGGCCCCGCCGCCTACGTGATCGGCCAGCAGCAGCAGGCCCAGATCTCCGGTCTCAACACGGCGATCGACAACACGAACCAGGCGGTGTCGGTGGTGCAAACGGCCGAAGGCGCCCTGAGCGAAGTGAACAGCCTGCTGACCCAGATTCGCGGGATCGCCCTGAACTCGGCCAACAGTGGTGTCAACAACTCCACCGCCCTGGCCGCGAACCAGGCCCAGATCAACAACGCGATCGCGACCATCAACAGCATCGCGAAAACGACCACGATCAACGGCAAGAACCTGCTGGACGGCTCGGCCGCGATCTCCGGCACGGCGGACACCACCAACGCCGCGGGCGTCTCGAACATCCAGACCGGCAGCAACACGTCGGCCGGCACGTACGTCGTCACCGTCGGGCCGCAGGGCACCGGCGGGTCGGACGTCGGGGTCGCCTCGAACGGCAGCTCGCTGACCACCAGCGGGACGCTGACGCTCGTCGGCGGCGGGCTCACGAACGGGGTCACCGTGTCGCTGGACGCGGGCGACAACGTCAACACGTCGGCGACGAAGATCCAGCAGGCGCTGGACTCGAGCACGGCCCAGGGGGGCGGGGCCGGCAAGTTCGCCGTGAGCGTGACCGGCGGGCAGATCACCATCGCCAGCAACGTCCTCGGCTCGTCGCAGATCACGGCCACCGCGGACTCCGCGGCCACCGGCAACGTGACCGGCTTCACCGCCGGGCAGACCTCGACGGCCGGCGTCGCGCTGGCCGCGACCGTCAGCTACAACGGCGGGGCGGCGGTGAACGCGACCGTGACGGCCGGGCCGGGCGGGCTGAACAACCAGCTCAGCTTCGGCGGGGCCAACGGGCTGAACTTCGCCGTCAACGTGGCGAACGGGCAGACGGCGGCCGCCGCCTCCGCCTCGACCATCACCGTCACCGACAACTCGCTCGTCTTCCAGACCGGGGCGAACGCGAACCAGACGGCGAAAGTGTCGATCGCCAACACGCAGGCCAGCGCCCTGGGCACCGGCGTCACCGGGCTGAACAACGCCAACACCACCAGCCTGGCCTCCATCGACGTCACCACGCAGGCCGGCGCCCAGGACGCGATCAAGGTCGTGGACGCGTCCATCAGCCAGGTGTCCTCGCTCAGCGGTACCCTCGGCGCGTTCCAGACCAACACGCTCCAGGCCAACGCCACCAACCTGCAGAACGCGCTGACGAACACGACCTCGGCCAACTCGGTCATCACCGACACCAACTTCACGTCGGAGATCGCCAACTTCACCCGCCTCCAGACCCAGCTGCAGGCCGGTGCGACCGTGCTCGGGAACGCCAACCAGACGACGCAGCTCATCGCCAAGCTGCTCCAGGGCTAA
- a CDS encoding STAS domain-containing protein: protein MDASDLFTVTTDPAAPGRARLGLCGRITVTDAAALKRAALDLVARGVDVTIDCSAVEYLDVSAVQLLMCLDRELGRCGHRGALAGVSPALATDLRLLGLGAAPPAPAEKPASRWHEAIQAVADHSAR, encoded by the coding sequence GTGGACGCATCGGACCTGTTTACCGTGACGACCGATCCCGCCGCGCCCGGCCGGGCCCGGCTCGGCCTGTGCGGCCGGATCACGGTCACGGACGCGGCCGCGCTGAAACGCGCGGCCCTCGATCTCGTCGCGCGCGGCGTGGACGTCACCATCGACTGTTCGGCGGTCGAGTACCTGGACGTTTCGGCCGTCCAGCTCCTGATGTGCCTGGACCGCGAGTTGGGCCGGTGCGGGCACCGCGGGGCCCTCGCCGGCGTCTCGCCGGCGCTCGCCACGGACCTGCGGCTCCTGGGCCTCGGGGCCGCGCCCCCGGCCCCCGCCGAGAAACCGGCCAGCCGGTGGCACGAGGCGATCCAGGCGGTCGCCGACCACAGCGCCAGGTAG
- a CDS encoding chemotaxis protein CheA → MDPLPLLRELAGLGTVGRVELTGAPPALADLDPERCYLAWKIAFETDQPACDLADVFAFAPEMIQATVTAVEPAAPKPAAPAAPAAPAAPAAPAAPAAPAAPATKARGAPATLGASLFSSIERRLPIPDPVRFSAFLVERGTITAEQALAALVRQRDARPMIGCVAVQAGLMTVETLFATLDEMEPGEAFAEVALRLGHLTADALGRLVLRQEQSVPPIGDCLVADGALTRAALDREVGAYRSKAAAAPSPAASYVETVAPEIPVSPGASLLLENGAMIGDFCAEAAEHLETADRYLLTIDSDPTNAEALNAVYRGFHTIKGVSSMLGLGAVQILAHEAENLLNLAREGKVVLHGKPMDLVFASTDALKRQVQFVRTWAAEGGRLQEDPALPKLLTALRAAVGRRPRPTPRPRGRRPHHRPTRPPAPRPRRTRRPRRCPRPSRATARRGRAPKVEAHPEGGAQARRAADKETVRVDKDRLDKLINTIGELVIAQSMAQQEFDELNAGTGAASLALPELSKISRDLQELSLSLRMVPLQGTFQKMARLVRDLSRKMDKPVELALHGEETELDKTVVDQLGDPLMHMVRNAIDHGLEAPADRVAVGKPPEGHVTLRAYHQGGSVYLELTDDGKGLDRERILRKAVEKGIVAEGQRLTEPEIYALIFEPGFSTAAAVTDVSGRGVGMDVVRRNVEALQGNILIRTQMGKGTTFTIRLPLTLAIMDGLMVGLEDDVYILPLLSVVESFRPRPREVHTVAGRGEVVTVRGEVVPLLHLHQLLGRPCRVTDPCRGLVVLVEDEGKKHALLVDELLGQMQAVVKSLDANYKRVEGLAGATILGDGRVAMILDIHGLTQLHTQFGRGKATPELAACASDNFFGDNT, encoded by the coding sequence TTGGACCCGTTGCCGCTCTTGCGCGAGCTCGCGGGGCTCGGGACCGTCGGGCGCGTGGAACTCACCGGCGCCCCGCCGGCTCTGGCCGATCTCGACCCCGAGCGGTGCTACCTGGCCTGGAAAATCGCGTTCGAAACCGATCAGCCCGCCTGCGACCTCGCGGACGTGTTCGCGTTCGCTCCGGAGATGATTCAGGCGACCGTCACGGCCGTTGAGCCGGCCGCGCCCAAGCCTGCGGCACCCGCCGCACCCGCCGCACCCGCCGCACCCGCCGCACCCGCCGCACCCGCCGCACCCGCTGCACCCGCCACGAAAGCACGCGGGGCGCCTGCGACGCTGGGCGCCTCGCTCTTTTCCTCGATCGAGCGGCGCCTTCCGATACCCGATCCGGTCCGGTTCAGCGCGTTCCTGGTCGAGCGCGGGACGATCACCGCGGAGCAGGCGCTCGCCGCGCTGGTGCGGCAACGGGACGCCCGACCAATGATCGGCTGCGTGGCCGTTCAGGCCGGGCTGATGACGGTCGAGACGCTGTTCGCCACCCTCGACGAGATGGAGCCCGGCGAAGCGTTCGCAGAGGTCGCGCTCCGCCTCGGCCACCTGACGGCGGACGCCCTCGGCCGGTTAGTGCTGCGCCAGGAGCAGAGCGTCCCGCCCATCGGGGACTGCCTGGTCGCGGACGGGGCGCTGACGCGCGCCGCCCTGGACCGGGAAGTCGGGGCGTACCGCTCGAAGGCCGCCGCGGCGCCAAGCCCGGCCGCCAGTTACGTCGAGACGGTCGCCCCGGAAATCCCGGTGTCGCCCGGCGCGTCGCTGCTCCTGGAGAACGGGGCGATGATCGGCGACTTCTGCGCCGAAGCCGCCGAGCACCTGGAGACTGCGGACCGGTACCTGCTCACCATCGACTCCGACCCGACCAACGCGGAAGCCCTGAACGCCGTGTACCGCGGGTTCCACACGATCAAGGGCGTGTCCAGCATGCTCGGCCTGGGGGCCGTGCAGATCCTCGCGCACGAGGCCGAGAACTTGCTCAACCTGGCCCGCGAGGGCAAGGTGGTCCTCCACGGCAAGCCGATGGACCTGGTGTTCGCCAGCACCGACGCGCTCAAGCGGCAGGTGCAGTTCGTCCGCACCTGGGCCGCCGAAGGGGGCCGGCTCCAGGAAGACCCGGCGCTGCCGAAGCTGCTGACCGCCCTCCGGGCCGCCGTCGGGCGCCGGCCGCGCCCCACGCCCCGCCCCCGCGGCCGGCGGCCGCACCACCGCCCGACGCGGCCCCCCGCGCCCCGCCCCCGCCGCACCCGGCGCCCGCGCCGGTGCCCGCGCCCGAGCCGAGCGACCGCGCGGAGGGGCCGGGCGCCGAAGGTCGAGGCGCACCCCGAAGGGGGCGCCCAGGCCCGCCGCGCCGCCGACAAGGAAACGGTGCGGGTGGACAAGGACCGGCTGGACAAGCTCATCAACACCATCGGCGAACTGGTCATCGCGCAGTCGATGGCGCAGCAGGAGTTCGACGAGCTGAACGCCGGGACCGGCGCGGCGTCGCTCGCGCTGCCCGAGCTGTCCAAGATCTCCCGGGACCTTCAGGAGCTGAGCCTGTCGCTGCGGATGGTGCCCCTCCAGGGCACCTTCCAGAAGATGGCGCGCCTGGTCCGCGACCTGTCCCGCAAGATGGACAAGCCGGTCGAGCTGGCCCTGCACGGCGAGGAGACCGAGCTCGACAAGACCGTGGTGGACCAGCTCGGCGACCCGCTGATGCACATGGTCCGCAACGCGATCGACCACGGGCTCGAGGCCCCGGCGGACCGCGTCGCGGTCGGGAAGCCGCCCGAGGGGCACGTGACCCTCCGGGCGTACCACCAGGGCGGGAGCGTGTACCTCGAGCTGACCGACGACGGCAAGGGCCTGGACCGCGAGCGCATCCTGCGGAAGGCGGTCGAGAAGGGCATCGTCGCCGAGGGGCAGCGGCTCACCGAACCGGAGATCTACGCCCTCATCTTCGAACCGGGGTTCTCGACCGCGGCGGCCGTGACCGACGTGTCCGGGCGCGGGGTCGGGATGGACGTGGTGCGGCGGAACGTGGAGGCGCTCCAGGGGAACATCCTGATCCGCACCCAGATGGGCAAGGGCACCACGTTCACCATCCGGCTGCCGCTCACGCTGGCGATCATGGACGGGCTGATGGTCGGCCTGGAGGACGACGTGTACATCCTCCCGCTCCTGTCCGTCGTCGAATCGTTCCGCCCGCGCCCGCGAGAGGTCCACACGGTGGCCGGGCGCGGGGAGGTGGTCACGGTCCGGGGCGAGGTGGTCCCGCTCCTGCACCTGCACCAGCTCCTGGGGCGCCCGTGCCGGGTCACCGACCCGTGCCGCGGACTGGTCGTTCTGGTCGAGGACGAGGGCAAGAAGCACGCGCTGCTGGTGGACGAGCTGCTCGGCCAGATGCAGGCGGTGGTCAAGAGCTTGGACGCCAACTACAAGCGGGTCGAGGGCCTGGCCGGTGCGACCATCCTCGGCGACGGCCGGGTGGCCATGATCCTCGACATTCACGGTCTGACGCAACTGCACACCCAGTTCGGCCGCGGCAAGGCCACTCCGGAACTCGCCGCGTGCGCTTCCGATAACTTCTTTGGAGACAACACATGA
- the fliD gene encoding flagellar filament capping protein FliD: MSAISSASSGTAAGSTSSTSSAVFQITGLSSGIDTSSIITALTKFNTQQITQLQSQQATITAKQGGWTTIQTDLTNLQTAANALANSNGAFNSFTATAANATAITAAAGSSAVAGTYTLSVNALAQGEQVASQGFSDPNATIQQGTFSVQVGTGAATTVTVNSNNNTLQGLADALNQAGGDVSAAVINDGSGTPYRLLLTSSKTGAANTITVTNNLTSGTGAAIDATNTVIQPAADARVTIGSGSGALTVTSASNQLHSLIPGVSLNLLSTTSQPTTLTVAGDTTAAVTAVQNFVTAYNQVRDDIGTLTKYDPSGTNSGVLLGNSDAVQLQSALSDLISSPVAGVKATADDLTAAGLSFTNSGDLALNTTTLTNALTGQTPGVTATDIQNLFALSGSTDNPGVQFITGGASTLATAGAPYQVNITSPATRATLAATAAPAASTTIDSTNNTLAVQVNGIAATVTLTPGTYTATQLTAQLQQQINGASALANNPVAVSLSSSGNIQITSQEYGSGSGVAITGGTAASALGFSGNPSASGTNVAGNFVVNGKTEPANGFGQFLVGATTNANTAGLEVQATLTSPGGANVTVNQGLAAQLNVLVNSYLTPSTGKLATINSAYTTQISNITTQITQDNNAVSQKTAQLQTEFSQMETAINSLKTIQNQLSAFGVYSYSTGTTSYSSSSSSSSGK; encoded by the coding sequence GTGTCCGCCATCAGTTCCGCCAGCTCGGGCACCGCCGCCGGCAGCACGTCGTCCACCAGTAGCGCGGTCTTCCAGATCACCGGGCTCTCGTCCGGGATCGATACGAGTTCGATCATCACCGCGCTGACCAAGTTCAACACCCAGCAGATCACCCAGCTCCAGAGTCAGCAGGCCACGATCACGGCCAAACAGGGCGGGTGGACCACGATCCAGACGGACCTGACCAACCTCCAGACCGCCGCCAACGCGCTGGCCAACTCGAACGGCGCGTTCAACTCGTTCACGGCGACCGCCGCGAACGCGACCGCCATCACGGCCGCCGCCGGTTCGTCGGCCGTGGCCGGCACCTACACCCTGAGCGTCAACGCGCTGGCGCAGGGCGAGCAGGTGGCGTCCCAGGGGTTCTCCGACCCGAACGCCACGATCCAGCAGGGCACGTTCTCCGTTCAAGTGGGTACGGGCGCCGCGACGACGGTGACCGTCAACAGCAACAACAACACGCTCCAGGGGCTGGCCGACGCGCTCAACCAGGCCGGCGGCGACGTCAGCGCGGCCGTCATCAACGACGGCTCCGGCACGCCGTACCGGCTCCTGCTCACGTCCAGCAAGACCGGGGCGGCCAACACCATCACGGTCACCAACAACCTGACCTCCGGCACCGGGGCCGCGATCGACGCGACGAACACGGTCATCCAGCCCGCGGCCGACGCCCGGGTGACGATCGGCAGCGGGTCGGGCGCGCTGACCGTCACCAGCGCGAGCAACCAGCTCCACTCGCTGATCCCGGGCGTGAGCCTGAACCTGCTCAGCACGACGTCCCAGCCGACCACGCTCACCGTCGCCGGTGACACCACCGCGGCCGTGACCGCCGTCCAAAATTTCGTAACGGCTTACAACCAGGTCCGCGACGACATCGGCACCCTGACCAAGTACGACCCGAGCGGCACCAATTCCGGCGTGCTCCTGGGTAACAGTGACGCGGTCCAGCTCCAGAGCGCCCTGTCCGACCTCATCAGCAGCCCCGTGGCGGGGGTGAAGGCGACCGCGGACGATCTGACGGCCGCCGGCCTGTCGTTCACCAACAGCGGGGACCTGGCGCTCAACACGACGACGCTGACGAACGCGCTCACCGGCCAGACCCCCGGGGTCACCGCCACCGACATCCAGAACCTGTTCGCCCTGTCCGGGAGCACGGACAACCCGGGCGTGCAGTTCATCACGGGCGGGGCCAGCACCCTCGCCACCGCCGGCGCGCCCTATCAGGTGAACATCACCTCCCCGGCCACCCGCGCGACGCTCGCCGCGACCGCCGCACCCGCCGCGTCCACGACCATCGATTCGACGAACAACACGCTCGCGGTCCAGGTCAACGGGATCGCCGCGACCGTCACCCTGACCCCCGGCACGTACACCGCGACCCAGTTGACGGCGCAGCTCCAGCAGCAGATCAACGGCGCATCGGCGCTCGCGAACAACCCGGTGGCCGTTTCGCTGAGCTCCAGCGGCAACATCCAGATCACCTCGCAGGAGTACGGCAGCGGGTCCGGGGTCGCGATCACCGGCGGGACCGCGGCAAGCGCCCTGGGCTTCAGCGGGAACCCCAGCGCGTCCGGAACGAACGTCGCGGGCAACTTCGTGGTGAACGGCAAGACCGAACCCGCGAACGGGTTCGGGCAGTTCCTCGTCGGGGCGACGACGAACGCCAACACGGCCGGACTCGAGGTGCAGGCCACGCTCACGAGCCCGGGGGGCGCCAACGTGACCGTCAACCAGGGGCTCGCCGCCCAACTGAACGTCCTGGTGAACTCGTACCTGACGCCCTCGACCGGCAAGCTGGCGACGATCAACAGTGCCTACACGACGCAGATCTCGAACATCACCACCCAGATCACCCAGGACAATAACGCCGTGTCGCAGAAGACGGCCCAGCTCCAGACCGAGTTCTCACAAATGGAAACCGCGATCAACAGTCTGAAGACGATCCAGAACCAGCTCTCGGCCTTCGGCGTGTACAGCTACAGCACGGGAACCACCAGCTACAGCAGTAGCAGTAGCAGTAGCAGCGGTAAGTAG
- a CDS encoding methyl-accepting chemotaxis protein — protein MVSWDVVTDRAATEALGADNAGQVAAMSRVQAVIEFKLDGTIIQANDNFLAALGYSLPEIQGRHHSMFVEPAYAASHEYREFWAKLNRGEFQAAEYKRIGKGGREVWIQASYNPILDASGKPYKVVKFATDITAAKLKTADYEGQLAAINKAQAVIEFKLDGTVAHANDNFLRTLGYQLNEIRGNHHSMFVEPAYAATHEYREFWAKLNRGEYVASEFKRVGKGGKEVWIQASYNPIFDASGKPYKVVKYATDITAAKLLERQVKEDAAELKQKVDTIITIVKAMAEGDFTQQVPDLGTDAVGQMAAALNQGIESVRTALEGVREVSEQLADASGQLASASEEISTGAQQQASSLEETASTLEEITATVKQNSDSAQQARQLASGSKDVAERGGAVVGQAVEAMGEINQSSKKIAEIITAIDEIAFQTNLLALNAAVEAARAGEQGRGFAVVAAEVRNLAQRSATAAKEIKSLINDSVKKVDAGTELVNRSGSTLTEIVTSVKRVTDIITEIAAASREQSTGIDQVNKAVTQMDSVTQRNASQTEEMSATAQTLTEQANQLRELVGQFKLGQEAARGGPRVAAPAKAGRGKAPPAPKPRPAVARALKNGSGHELDRLGKNHADDGFTDF, from the coding sequence ATGGTTTCGTGGGACGTCGTCACCGACCGGGCCGCGACGGAGGCCCTCGGCGCGGACAACGCCGGCCAGGTCGCGGCGATGAGCCGCGTCCAGGCGGTGATCGAGTTCAAGCTCGACGGGACAATTATTCAGGCGAACGACAACTTCCTCGCCGCGCTGGGGTACTCCCTGCCGGAGATCCAGGGGCGGCACCACAGCATGTTCGTGGAGCCGGCGTACGCCGCCAGCCACGAGTACCGGGAGTTCTGGGCGAAGCTGAACCGCGGCGAGTTCCAGGCGGCCGAGTACAAGCGGATCGGCAAGGGCGGCCGGGAGGTGTGGATCCAGGCGTCGTACAACCCCATCCTCGACGCCTCGGGTAAGCCGTACAAGGTGGTCAAGTTCGCGACCGACATCACCGCCGCGAAGCTGAAGACGGCGGACTACGAGGGCCAGCTCGCGGCGATCAACAAGGCCCAGGCGGTGATCGAGTTCAAGCTGGACGGGACGGTCGCTCACGCCAACGACAACTTCTTGCGCACCCTGGGCTACCAGCTCAACGAGATCCGCGGGAACCACCACAGCATGTTCGTGGAGCCGGCGTACGCCGCCACTCACGAGTACCGGGAGTTCTGGGCGAAGCTGAACCGTGGGGAGTACGTCGCGAGCGAGTTCAAGCGGGTCGGTAAGGGCGGCAAGGAGGTGTGGATCCAGGCGTCGTACAACCCCATCTTCGACGCCTCGGGCAAGCCGTACAAGGTGGTCAAGTACGCGACCGACATCACCGCCGCGAAGCTCCTGGAGCGGCAGGTGAAGGAGGACGCGGCCGAACTGAAGCAGAAAGTCGACACCATCATCACCATCGTGAAGGCGATGGCGGAGGGCGACTTTACCCAACAAGTGCCGGACCTGGGGACCGACGCGGTGGGGCAGATGGCGGCGGCGCTGAACCAGGGGATCGAGTCGGTGCGGACGGCGCTGGAGGGCGTGCGGGAGGTGTCGGAGCAGCTGGCGGACGCGTCGGGCCAGTTGGCCTCGGCGAGCGAGGAGATCTCGACGGGGGCCCAGCAGCAGGCGTCGAGCCTCGAGGAGACCGCGAGCACGCTGGAGGAGATCACGGCGACCGTGAAGCAGAACTCGGACAGCGCGCAGCAGGCCCGCCAACTGGCGAGCGGGTCGAAGGACGTGGCCGAGCGGGGCGGCGCGGTGGTGGGCCAGGCGGTGGAGGCGATGGGCGAGATCAACCAGTCGTCCAAGAAGATCGCAGAAATCATTACGGCGATCGACGAGATCGCGTTCCAGACGAACCTGCTGGCCCTGAACGCGGCGGTGGAGGCGGCGCGGGCCGGGGAGCAGGGCCGGGGGTTCGCGGTGGTGGCGGCCGAGGTCCGGAACCTGGCCCAGCGCTCGGCGACGGCGGCCAAGGAGATCAAGAGCCTGATCAACGACTCGGTGAAGAAGGTGGACGCGGGCACGGAGCTGGTGAACCGGTCGGGGTCGACCCTCACCGAGATCGTGACGAGCGTGAAGCGCGTCACGGACATCATCACCGAGATCGCGGCGGCCAGCCGCGAACAGTCCACGGGCATCGACCAGGTGAACAAGGCGGTGACGCAGATGGACTCGGTCACCCAGCGGAACGCGAGCCAGACCGAGGAGATGTCGGCGACGGCGCAGACGCTGACGGAGCAGGCGAACCAGCTCCGCGAACTGGTGGGCCAGTTCAAACTGGGCCAGGAGGCGGCGCGTGGCGGCCCGCGCGTGGCGGCCCCGGCGAAGGCGGGCCGCGGCAAGGCCCCGCCCGCGCCGAAGCCGCGCCCGGCGGTGGCCCGGGCGCTGAAGAACGGCAGCGGCCACGAACTGGACCGGCTCGGCAAGAACCACGCCGACGACGGGTTCACCGACTTCTAA
- a CDS encoding Hpt domain-containing protein → MELECRSTRHRTEPRFSTRCASTPPRSRARCSAWTAARSTAPPWTRRSGGAHSVKGGADAVGLPHIAEFTHALEHLLDQFRAAGQLPPRACSTRSSRGRTCSPGSWTRPVPAPPPRRARTSCSAAWPGGARGPVRRRTPRPWRRP, encoded by the coding sequence GTGGAACTGGAATGCAGATCGACCCGACATCGTACCGAACCACGTTTTTCGACGAGGTGCGCGAGCACGCCGCCGCGCTCGAGGGCGCGCTGCTCCGCCTGGACGGCGGCGCGGTCGACCGCGCCGCCGTGGACGAGGCGTTCCGGGGGCGCGCACTCGGTCAAGGGCGGGGCCGACGCGGTCGGGCTCCCGCACATCGCCGAGTTCACCCACGCGCTGGAGCACCTCCTCGACCAGTTCCGCGCGGCCGGCCAGCTGCCGCCGCGCGCGTGCTCGACGCGCTCCTCGAGGGGACGGACATGCTCGCCCGGCTCGTGGACGCGGCCCGTGCCGGCGCCCCCGCCCCGCCGGGCGCGGACGAGCTGCTCGGCCGCCTGGCCGGGCGGGGCGCGGGGGCCGGTACGCCGGCGCACGCCGCGCCCGTGGCGGCGCCCGTAG
- a CDS encoding chemotaxis protein CheW: MSAPDKGDPTGFAAEGSQFLTFRLEDEEYGLEILRVQEIKGYSKITPLPNTPREIKGVMNLRGSVVPIIDLRARFGLREAEYTRFTVIIVVTVGSKIIGLVVDAVSDVLNVASKEMVPTPDLGAGVDTTFLTGIARTGDRLVSLLNVDRLIGITSGGPAV; this comes from the coding sequence ATGAGTGCCCCCGACAAGGGCGACCCGACCGGGTTCGCCGCCGAGGGAAGCCAGTTCCTGACGTTCCGCCTGGAGGACGAGGAGTACGGCCTGGAGATCCTGCGCGTCCAGGAGATCAAGGGGTACTCCAAGATCACCCCGCTGCCGAACACGCCCCGTGAGATCAAGGGGGTGATGAACCTGCGCGGCAGCGTGGTCCCGATCATCGACCTGCGCGCCCGGTTCGGGCTCCGCGAGGCCGAGTACACCCGGTTCACGGTCATCATCGTCGTCACGGTCGGCTCGAAGATCATCGGGCTCGTCGTGGACGCGGTGTCCGACGTCCTCAACGTCGCGTCCAAAGAAATGGTCCCGACCCCGGACCTCGGGGCCGGCGTGGACACTACGTTTTTGACCGGGATCGCCCGCACCGGCGACCGCCTGGTCTCGCTGCTGAACGTGGACCGCTTGATCGGCATTACGTCGGGCGGCCCGGCGGTCTGA